The following are encoded in a window of Alosa sapidissima isolate fAloSap1 chromosome 12, fAloSap1.pri, whole genome shotgun sequence genomic DNA:
- the soat1 gene encoding sterol O-acyltransferase 1 isoform X2 yields the protein MANTGFRGKMEVEQMISRKLHLKRAAEHLKSDLMKQLDSQVNDFMNCLIEESASLEAAPVLLSDKESNKLSKKSRTPGSPGKVYVSRRSLLDELFEVNHIRTIYHMFIALLILFILSTLVVDFIDEGRLVLDFNLLVFAFGQLPLVVCTWLCMFVSVLVVPYSLLHLWASWYPTCSHPTLWSVLVGTVSMLYQGLGLGFLPTSVVLSNSLPPASRFIIIVEQVRLMMKVYSFARENVPRVLSAAQKDKTNGPVIPQLTQYLYFLFAPTLIYRDHYPRNPYIRWSYVATKFGQVLGSLFYAYYVFVRLCIPQFRSISLQLFDLRAMVLCVFNSILPGALVLFLAFFAFLHCWLNAFAEMLRFGDRMFYKDWWNSTSFANYYRTWNVVVHDWLYYYVYRDFLWLTEKRFRSGAMLFVFTMSAVVHEYILAICFGFFYPVLFCLFMCFGMMFNFILHDRRKGPIWNVIMWTSLFLGQGVIICLYSQEWYAQRYCPIDEPSFLDLLKPRSWTCHLTSPHAEHSGGS from the exons ATGGCCAACACAGGTTTTAGAG gtaaaATGGAGGTGGAGCAGATGATCAGCAGGAAGCTTCACCTGAAACGGGCGGCAGAG CACCTGAAGTCGGACCTGATGAAGCAGCTGGACTCTCAAGTGAACGACTTCATGAACTGCCTGATCGAGGAGTCTGCCAGTCTGGAAGCTGCCCCAGTGCTGCTCTCTGACAAAGAGAGCAATAAACTCAG TAAGAAGTCACGAACCCCAGGAAGCCCAGGCAAAGTGTATGTGAGCCGCCGTTCGCTGCTTGA TGAACTGTTTGAAGTCAACCACATCCGGACAATCTACCACATGTTCATCGCCCTCCTCATACTGTTCATCCTCAGCACACTGGTAGTGGACTTCATCGATGAGGGCCG GTTAGTGTTGGACTTCAACCTCTTGGTATTTGCCTTTGGGCAGCTCCCCCTGGTGGTATGCACGTGGCTGTGCATGTTTGTATCTGTGCTCGTGGTGCCGTACAGCCTCCTCCACCTGTGGGCCAGCTGGTATCCGACCTGCAGCCACCCGACCCTGTGGTCCGTCCTGGTGGGCACCGTGTCCATGCTCTAccaggggctggggctgggcttTCTGCCCACGTCAGTGGTGCTTAGCAACAGCCTCCCGCCTGCCTCACGCTTTATCATCATTGTGGAGCAG GTGCGCCTGATGATGAAAGTCTACTCCTTCGCCAGGGAAAACGTCCCCAGAGTCTTGTCAGCAGCACAGAAAGACAAAACCA ATGGTCCTGTCATACCTCAGCTAACACAGTATCTGTACTTCCTCTTTGCCCCAACACTCATTTACAGAGATCACTATCCCAG AAATCCATACATAAGATGGAGTTATGTTGCCACAAAGTTTGGTCAG GTGCTGGGAAGTCTGTTCTATGCGTACTACGTGTTTGTGCGGCTCTGCATCCCGCAGTTCCGCAGCATCAGCCTACAGCTCTTTGACCTGAGGGCCATGGTGCTCTGCGTCTTTAACTCCATCCTTCCAG GTGCACTGGTTCTCTTCTTGGCTTTCTTCGCTTTCCTGCACTGTTGGCTCAATGCTTTTGCAGAGATGCTGCGTTTTGGTGACAGAATGTTCTACAAG GACTGGTGGAACTCAACATCATTTGCTAATTACTACCGTACATGGAATGTGGTGGTGCATGATTGGCTGTACTATTATGTGTACAGGGATTTTCTCTGG TTAACGGAGAAGCGTTTCCGGAGTGGAGCCATGCTGTTCGTGTTCACTATGTCTGCAGTAGTGCATGAGTACATCCTGGCCATCTGCTTCGGCTTCTTCTACCCAGTACTCTTCTGCCTCTTCATGTGCTTCGGAA TGATGTTCAACTTCATCCTGCACGACCGAAGGAAAGGCCCCATATGGAATGTTATCATGTGGACCTCCCTCTTCTTGGGGCAGGGGGTCATCATCTGCCTGTACTCCCAAGAGTGGTATGCCCAGCGATACTGCCCCATCGATGAG CCCTCTTTCTTGGACCTGCTGAAGCCACGATCCTGGACCTGTCACCTGACCAGTCCACATGCAGAACACTCTGGGGGATCCTGA
- the soat1 gene encoding sterol O-acyltransferase 1 isoform X1, with translation MMGDRGIRERHPNGEITTNGKMEVEQMISRKLHLKRAAEHLKSDLMKQLDSQVNDFMNCLIEESASLEAAPVLLSDKESNKLSKKSRTPGSPGKVYVSRRSLLDELFEVNHIRTIYHMFIALLILFILSTLVVDFIDEGRLVLDFNLLVFAFGQLPLVVCTWLCMFVSVLVVPYSLLHLWASWYPTCSHPTLWSVLVGTVSMLYQGLGLGFLPTSVVLSNSLPPASRFIIIVEQVRLMMKVYSFARENVPRVLSAAQKDKTNGPVIPQLTQYLYFLFAPTLIYRDHYPRNPYIRWSYVATKFGQVLGSLFYAYYVFVRLCIPQFRSISLQLFDLRAMVLCVFNSILPGALVLFLAFFAFLHCWLNAFAEMLRFGDRMFYKDWWNSTSFANYYRTWNVVVHDWLYYYVYRDFLWLTEKRFRSGAMLFVFTMSAVVHEYILAICFGFFYPVLFCLFMCFGMMFNFILHDRRKGPIWNVIMWTSLFLGQGVIICLYSQEWYAQRYCPIDEPSFLDLLKPRSWTCHLTSPHAEHSGGS, from the exons ATGATGGGAGACAGAGGCATCAGGGAGAGACATCCCAATGGAGAGATCACAACCAACG gtaaaATGGAGGTGGAGCAGATGATCAGCAGGAAGCTTCACCTGAAACGGGCGGCAGAG CACCTGAAGTCGGACCTGATGAAGCAGCTGGACTCTCAAGTGAACGACTTCATGAACTGCCTGATCGAGGAGTCTGCCAGTCTGGAAGCTGCCCCAGTGCTGCTCTCTGACAAAGAGAGCAATAAACTCAG TAAGAAGTCACGAACCCCAGGAAGCCCAGGCAAAGTGTATGTGAGCCGCCGTTCGCTGCTTGA TGAACTGTTTGAAGTCAACCACATCCGGACAATCTACCACATGTTCATCGCCCTCCTCATACTGTTCATCCTCAGCACACTGGTAGTGGACTTCATCGATGAGGGCCG GTTAGTGTTGGACTTCAACCTCTTGGTATTTGCCTTTGGGCAGCTCCCCCTGGTGGTATGCACGTGGCTGTGCATGTTTGTATCTGTGCTCGTGGTGCCGTACAGCCTCCTCCACCTGTGGGCCAGCTGGTATCCGACCTGCAGCCACCCGACCCTGTGGTCCGTCCTGGTGGGCACCGTGTCCATGCTCTAccaggggctggggctgggcttTCTGCCCACGTCAGTGGTGCTTAGCAACAGCCTCCCGCCTGCCTCACGCTTTATCATCATTGTGGAGCAG GTGCGCCTGATGATGAAAGTCTACTCCTTCGCCAGGGAAAACGTCCCCAGAGTCTTGTCAGCAGCACAGAAAGACAAAACCA ATGGTCCTGTCATACCTCAGCTAACACAGTATCTGTACTTCCTCTTTGCCCCAACACTCATTTACAGAGATCACTATCCCAG AAATCCATACATAAGATGGAGTTATGTTGCCACAAAGTTTGGTCAG GTGCTGGGAAGTCTGTTCTATGCGTACTACGTGTTTGTGCGGCTCTGCATCCCGCAGTTCCGCAGCATCAGCCTACAGCTCTTTGACCTGAGGGCCATGGTGCTCTGCGTCTTTAACTCCATCCTTCCAG GTGCACTGGTTCTCTTCTTGGCTTTCTTCGCTTTCCTGCACTGTTGGCTCAATGCTTTTGCAGAGATGCTGCGTTTTGGTGACAGAATGTTCTACAAG GACTGGTGGAACTCAACATCATTTGCTAATTACTACCGTACATGGAATGTGGTGGTGCATGATTGGCTGTACTATTATGTGTACAGGGATTTTCTCTGG TTAACGGAGAAGCGTTTCCGGAGTGGAGCCATGCTGTTCGTGTTCACTATGTCTGCAGTAGTGCATGAGTACATCCTGGCCATCTGCTTCGGCTTCTTCTACCCAGTACTCTTCTGCCTCTTCATGTGCTTCGGAA TGATGTTCAACTTCATCCTGCACGACCGAAGGAAAGGCCCCATATGGAATGTTATCATGTGGACCTCCCTCTTCTTGGGGCAGGGGGTCATCATCTGCCTGTACTCCCAAGAGTGGTATGCCCAGCGATACTGCCCCATCGATGAG CCCTCTTTCTTGGACCTGCTGAAGCCACGATCCTGGACCTGTCACCTGACCAGTCCACATGCAGAACACTCTGGGGGATCCTGA